The Chryseobacterium geocarposphaerae genome window below encodes:
- a CDS encoding alpha/beta fold hydrolase, whose translation MKSIKEILYGYFSKTAIIALVVTMSLGIIAPSLQAQQTIQKQEIPSDTSVSSAFQHTKKIRAGLLDIGYAEVGPSTGKPVILLHGWPYDIHSFEKSSELLASKGYRVLVPYLRGYGTTAFVSPKTVRNAQQSVVALDIIAFMDALKIDKAIIGGFDWGARTADIMAALWPERVSALVAVSGYLIGSPKANENPLPPNAELLWWYQYYFATERGYKGYKANTGAFNKLIWKTASPKWSFDEETYQRSAKAFDNPDHVDIVIHNYRWRLGLTPGEKQYDELEAKLAKSPDITVPTVTLEGDANGAAFPLPENYASKYKGKYVHHTLTGGIGHNLPQEAPREFADAIIEADSLSR comes from the coding sequence ATGAAATCAATAAAAGAAATTTTGTACGGTTATTTCAGCAAGACAGCAATAATTGCACTTGTGGTAACAATGTCATTGGGAATAATTGCACCGTCATTACAGGCGCAGCAGACAATCCAAAAACAGGAGATACCTTCCGATACTTCGGTAAGTTCGGCATTTCAGCACACGAAAAAAATTAGGGCCGGGCTGCTTGATATAGGGTATGCAGAGGTTGGACCAAGTACCGGAAAGCCTGTTATATTGCTTCACGGATGGCCATACGATATTCACAGTTTTGAAAAATCTTCTGAGCTGCTTGCTTCGAAAGGATATCGAGTATTGGTTCCATATCTCAGAGGATACGGAACGACAGCTTTTGTATCGCCAAAGACGGTACGTAACGCTCAACAATCTGTCGTGGCACTTGATATTATTGCGTTTATGGATGCTCTGAAAATAGATAAAGCCATCATTGGTGGTTTTGACTGGGGAGCCAGGACTGCGGATATTATGGCCGCTCTTTGGCCGGAGCGTGTGTCTGCATTGGTAGCTGTGAGCGGATACCTTATCGGGAGTCCAAAAGCAAATGAGAATCCGCTGCCACCAAATGCAGAATTATTATGGTGGTATCAGTATTATTTTGCGACTGAAAGAGGATATAAAGGCTATAAGGCTAATACAGGGGCTTTCAATAAGCTGATCTGGAAAACAGCATCGCCCAAGTGGTCATTTGATGAAGAAACTTATCAGCGTTCTGCCAAAGCATTTGACAATCCTGATCATGTGGATATTGTCATCCATAATTACCGCTGGCGCCTGGGATTGACCCCTGGAGAAAAACAGTATGATGAACTCGAGGCCAAACTTGCGAAATCGCCTGATATCACGGTGCCGACAGTTACCCTTGAAGGTGATGCGAATGGCGCAGCATTTCCGCTACCTGAAAATTATGCTTCTAAATATAAAGGGAAATATGTGCATCATACTTTAACAGGGGGTATCGGGCACAACTTGCCGCAGGAAGCTCCCCGTGAATTCGCTGATGCAATTATTGAAGCAGATTCGCTGTCCAGATAA
- a CDS encoding organic hydroperoxide resistance protein, which translates to MKTITKIDKVLYTAKTHTVGGREGSAKSSDEKLDILLTPPGLNGKGTNPEQLFAAGWSACYIGALGLAAKKLGIVLPKDTYVDAEIDLGLNGEAYSLQARLFVSVPGIKNEIAEQLIELAHQTCPYSKAVKGNISISTTII; encoded by the coding sequence ATGAAAACAATTACAAAAATTGATAAAGTACTTTATACAGCTAAGACTCACACAGTAGGGGGCAGAGAAGGAAGTGCTAAAAGCAGTGATGAGAAATTGGATATTTTACTTACTCCTCCGGGGTTAAATGGAAAGGGGACAAATCCTGAACAGCTTTTTGCAGCGGGATGGTCCGCCTGCTACATCGGTGCATTGGGACTTGCAGCAAAAAAACTGGGAATCGTACTTCCAAAAGATACATATGTAGATGCGGAAATAGACCTGGGATTAAACGGAGAAGCATATAGTCTTCAGGCAAGATTGTTTGTCAGTGTTCCCGGAATTAAAAATGAGATCGCGGAACAGCTTATAGAACTCGCTCACCAGACCTGTCCCTATTCAAAAGCGGTAAAAGGGAACATCAGTATTTCAACAACAATTATCTAA
- a CDS encoding alpha/beta hydrolase, with amino-acid sequence MIKKIQLSLLVIFTIVFGLSSLKAQNKDNSAKIKNVVLVHGAFVDGSGWRGVYDILTKRGYNVTIAQIPLTSLKDDNETVRRVLDKLDGPAVLVGHSWGGTVITEVSSHNNVASLVYVTAFQPDKGETTDTWYSSQPGLPEADILPPDAEGLAYYDVKKFHAGFAADLDHDLATFMAHSQKPISASSFTAVVTAADWHTKPTFGIIPTADKSINLLILRNMYRRSGTKVTEINGASHAVFISHAKEVADVIIAASK; translated from the coding sequence ATGATCAAAAAAATCCAGCTTTCACTCTTAGTGATATTTACAATAGTTTTTGGCCTTTCAAGCTTAAAGGCGCAAAATAAAGATAACAGTGCAAAAATCAAAAATGTAGTTCTTGTCCATGGTGCTTTTGTAGATGGTTCTGGTTGGAGAGGAGTGTACGATATTCTGACAAAACGTGGTTATAATGTGACCATCGCTCAGATCCCACTGACTTCACTGAAAGATGACAACGAAACTGTTCGCAGGGTATTGGATAAGCTTGACGGACCAGCTGTTTTAGTGGGGCATTCCTGGGGCGGAACGGTCATTACTGAAGTAAGTTCCCATAACAATGTTGCATCATTGGTATATGTAACCGCTTTCCAGCCAGACAAAGGCGAAACTACTGATACTTGGTATTCTTCACAGCCAGGACTTCCCGAAGCGGACATCTTACCTCCGGATGCTGAAGGATTGGCCTATTATGATGTGAAAAAATTCCATGCAGGATTCGCAGCAGATCTTGATCACGATCTGGCAACATTTATGGCACATTCACAAAAACCAATATCGGCATCTTCTTTTACAGCGGTGGTAACGGCTGCTGATTGGCATACCAAACCAACATTCGGGATCATACCAACAGCGGATAAAAGTATCAACCTACTTATTCTGAGAAATATGTACAGGAGATCTGGAACAAAAGTTACAGAAATCAACGGTGCTAGTCATGCGGTATTTATTTCCCATGCAAAGGAGGTGGCAGATGTTATCATTGCTGCATCTAAATAA
- a CDS encoding helix-turn-helix domain-containing protein: MEYKAKYITDDIKLSCYEDKFFKSDISFECHMLIWFISGETKIVQADATYLFKKGDIFLIPRNQLATIINYPKDGQPHKTVVMHLTADMLKNFYADLDVKPDVRHSQRIQYYNNHPLLESCLSSLIPYFEMQEIPQNIASLKITEAISILRAIDKGIDNVLANFEEPGKIDLAAYMEKNFMFNLPLEKFGYLTGRSLTTFKRDFSKIFNITPQRWLTKKRLELAHYQFVEKKMKPIEVCYEVGFENLSHFSYAFKKQFGYSPTELLAAKN, translated from the coding sequence ATGGAATATAAAGCAAAATATATTACAGACGATATTAAACTGTCATGTTATGAGGATAAATTTTTTAAATCGGATATCAGTTTCGAGTGTCATATGCTGATCTGGTTTATTTCCGGCGAAACAAAAATTGTACAGGCTGATGCTACGTATCTTTTTAAAAAAGGTGATATTTTCTTAATCCCGAGGAATCAGCTGGCTACCATTATCAATTATCCTAAAGACGGGCAACCCCATAAGACAGTTGTCATGCACTTAACGGCGGACATGTTAAAAAACTTCTATGCAGATCTGGATGTAAAACCCGATGTACGGCATTCACAAAGAATACAATACTACAATAATCATCCGTTACTGGAGAGTTGCCTTTCCTCATTGATTCCTTATTTTGAAATGCAGGAAATTCCGCAAAATATAGCTTCATTAAAAATCACAGAAGCAATAAGCATCCTCCGTGCAATCGATAAAGGAATAGATAATGTCCTTGCCAATTTTGAAGAACCCGGAAAAATTGACTTGGCAGCGTATATGGAAAAGAACTTTATGTTCAACTTGCCACTGGAGAAATTTGGATATCTGACAGGAAGAAGCCTTACCACTTTTAAAAGGGATTTTAGTAAAATATTCAATATCACACCGCAGCGATGGCTGACAAAAAAACGGTTAGAATTAGCCCATTACCAATTTGTTGAAAAGAAGATGAAGCCGATTGAAGTTTGTTATGAAGTAGGATTCGAAAATCTTTCACACTTTTCATATGCTTTTAAAAAACAATTCGGTTATTCGCCCACGGAATTATTGGCAGCCAAGAATTAA
- a CDS encoding SDR family NAD(P)-dependent oxidoreductase has product MKSLDHKVAVITGGNSGIGYAAAKALKEKSASVIITGRRKEALEKAAAELGVTGLIADQSKLSDIDQLVIDITRKFGKVDILLINAGITKFGPIEQMKEDIFDEIMNVNFKGAYFTLSKFIPILNEGASVILLSSTSATISPANASVYAASKAAVNAVVKIAALELAPRNIRVNAVSPGPIATEIMDKIGLNDQLEHQLIDSIPLSRLGKPDEVADLITFLSGSNSSFITGSNFLVDGGQSV; this is encoded by the coding sequence ATGAAAAGTTTAGATCATAAAGTTGCCGTCATTACAGGCGGCAACAGTGGAATCGGATATGCTGCCGCAAAAGCACTGAAAGAAAAATCTGCCAGTGTAATCATTACGGGCAGAAGAAAAGAAGCCCTGGAGAAAGCTGCTGCCGAGTTGGGAGTAACGGGTTTGATTGCCGATCAATCCAAATTATCCGATATTGATCAACTGGTTATTGATATTACCAGAAAATTTGGAAAAGTGGATATTTTGCTGATCAACGCGGGGATAACAAAATTTGGCCCCATAGAACAAATGAAAGAGGATATATTTGACGAAATCATGAATGTTAATTTCAAAGGTGCTTATTTTACACTGAGTAAGTTTATTCCTATTCTCAATGAGGGTGCATCTGTGATATTACTTTCGTCAACCTCGGCAACGATTTCTCCGGCAAATGCATCGGTTTATGCAGCCAGTAAAGCTGCCGTAAATGCAGTGGTCAAAATAGCTGCTCTTGAATTGGCTCCCCGGAATATCCGTGTGAATGCGGTAAGTCCCGGCCCAATTGCTACGGAAATTATGGACAAAATCGGATTGAATGATCAGTTGGAACACCAATTAATTGACAGTATCCCACTCTCCAGATTAGGCAAACCTGATGAAGTAGCGGATCTGATAACTTTTTTATCCGGAAGCAATTCTTCTTTCATTACCGGTTCGAATTTTCTGGTTGATGGCGGCCAATCTGTTTAA
- a CDS encoding SDR family NAD(P)-dependent oxidoreductase: MKANNYQGALQKPLGSGFTAASTSTEVIKGIDLTGKIAVVTGGNTGIGLETTKTLALAGATVIVLARNMEKAKANLEDITNVEIEEVDMMSPSSIDTFAEKFISSGRPLHLLINNAGIMWVPLQRDGRGIESQLATNYLGQFHLTARLWTALKQANGARVVNVSSLGHHNSEFNFEDPNFENRTYETLQAYGQSKTASNLFAMELDNRAKDFNVRAYSLHPGSIGGTELGRNADPEQFKKLGFLDEDGNIRPEVLAALKTIPQGAATTVFTATSPLLNTIGGVYLEDNDIAELLPTDPSVQTNAKLHQSGVQQYSLDENSAIRLWNLSEEMTGVKFNIN, encoded by the coding sequence ATGAAAGCAAACAATTATCAAGGAGCGTTACAGAAACCGCTGGGTTCTGGCTTCACAGCAGCATCTACTTCAACAGAGGTAATCAAGGGAATCGATCTTACCGGTAAAATCGCAGTTGTAACAGGTGGCAATACAGGGATAGGGTTAGAAACAACAAAAACACTGGCATTAGCCGGGGCAACAGTCATCGTTCTTGCAAGAAACATGGAAAAAGCAAAAGCAAACCTGGAAGATATAACAAATGTTGAAATTGAGGAAGTCGATATGATGTCTCCCTCTTCTATTGACACATTTGCTGAAAAATTCATTTCATCAGGGAGACCGCTTCATTTATTAATCAACAATGCCGGTATTATGTGGGTTCCTTTGCAACGTGACGGGCGTGGAATTGAATCTCAATTGGCAACAAATTATTTAGGTCAGTTTCATCTTACAGCAAGATTATGGACCGCATTAAAACAGGCAAACGGAGCAAGGGTTGTAAATGTTTCTTCTCTGGGACATCATAATTCCGAATTTAATTTTGAAGATCCGAATTTTGAAAACAGGACTTATGAAACCCTTCAGGCTTACGGTCAATCAAAAACAGCAAGTAATCTTTTTGCTATGGAGTTAGACAATCGAGCTAAAGACTTCAATGTAAGAGCATACTCTTTACATCCCGGTTCTATCGGAGGGACAGAATTAGGAAGAAATGCTGATCCGGAACAATTCAAGAAATTAGGATTTTTGGATGAAGATGGAAATATTCGTCCGGAAGTCCTTGCTGCATTGAAAACTATTCCCCAAGGTGCTGCCACTACTGTTTTTACCGCGACCAGTCCATTATTGAATACAATAGGTGGTGTATATCTCGAAGATAACGATATTGCAGAGCTCTTACCAACAGATCCTTCTGTTCAAACCAATGCAAAACTGCATCAGAGCGGTGTACAACAATATTCGTTGGATGAAAATTCAGCAATACGCTTATGGAATCTTAGCGAAGAAATGACAGGAGTAAAATTCAACATCAATTAA